The window AAATCTAAATATTATACTATGATAAAGGAATTTTCTGTTTTATTACCTGGATATACACATGAAGTAAAATTAAATGATAAAAATAAATTATTTGAAGATACGCCAAGTGAAATCAAAACAATTGAAGATGATTATAAAATGGTGCAGTATGATATTTTATTTGGTGAACAGCATCTTTTACAGACTGAGTTTTTAGATGTACCTAGATAGTTCTCATACATCAAATATAACAGACTTCAAGGGTAATCTAAATTTTATGCATAAAATGGATGGATTTCAAGAGGGAATACTGTTTTCAGCTGGAGGTCAATCCATTTGACCAACCTGTGAATCAATTGTATTGCCTAAGGAAAACGTATTGAAATATGTACTAGAGGATGATTCTTGGGTTGCTATTCGACCATCGGGTACAGAACCAAAATGTAAGTTCTATTTTGGAGTTGTTGGGGAAACAGAAGAAGAGGCAAGAGAGAAATTGAAGCGTCTTCAAGCTGCTTTTGTGTAAGTACTAACATACTAATATTAACTTTGCATTAATTAATAAACGCTCTCATAAAAGAGGGCGTTTTCTTATTGTATCCTTTTTAATTCTGCTTCATGCTGAATGGAGCGGGCTGATAGTAATTCGATAATGCGATGTTGGCTTTCTTGGATGGCTTCTAGTCGATTCACTTTTTCATTTGTTTCCAAAACAGCTTGTTTAATTTGTTGCTGTTCAGTTTCAAGTGTTACAAGTCGGTTTTCAACTGAATCAAGGCGTTGCTCAATATTGCTGATATGTTGATTAATTTGCTGTAGTTCTCCTAAAATCTGCGTTAATGCTTTCTCCATCTCATCCACCTCACATTTCATCTATTTTTATAATCATATCTGTCATTAAAAAACATCTTTATTATAGCATAGAAAATTAGATTACAAGTATCGCCATTGCAATCATCGACAATATATGACATGCTTTATGTAGAGAGAAAAGAACTAGGAGAATGTTGTCGTGATTAAAGAGTGGGATTACCTACGTGTGGTGGCGTGTCTGTCCATTATACTATTACACACATCGTCGTGGATTATAATGGAGGTTGGTGTAGAGCCGGAGCAGACGTTTTATCTGTTTTTGCGCATTGCCTTATGCTACGCAACGCCTACGTTTATTGTATTGTCGATTTTAATATTGGCCAACCGTTATCGTGAACGAATACCGTCTAACTTTTGGTCGAGTAGAATTCAGTATATTTTTGTGCCTTTTTTAGTGTGGGCATTTATAGATGCATATCTTGTGGAGTCGATTTATCGTAAGGGCTTGTTATGGGAAAAGTATGTGAATAATGTGCTTTATGGTGAGTTTGTTGGCTGGTTTGTGGTTGTGATTATGCAACTGTATGTGGTGTTCGCGCTGATGAAGCGTTTTAAGTGGTCGTTCACGTGGTTTTTACCATTATGTGTGCTGATTACGCTTATTCATCATACAGTTATTTTGTTGCCGTATCCAATCTTTGAAGAAAATACAATGGTGCTTCGTTTATTCTTTACGGGTTGGCTTGGTTATTTTGCGTTGGCCTACGCAATAGGGATGTATTATTCGCAAATTGCGGAGTTGGCAAAAAAGTATCGTAGTGCGACAATTGTATTGGTGTTGTTATCAGCCTTATTTTTGTACATCCGTTTGTTACTCGGTTTCACAGAAGTACATTCGAGACGACTCGATTTAGTACCACTTGTGGTGAGTATTGTGCTGTTTGTGATTGCTTGGGGACAGTCGGTACCGCATACGACAGTTGTTCGTATTATTAGTCAATATGCGTTTATGATTTATCTCATACATTGGGAGGTTCTGCGCTTATCGACAGGTTGGTTTGTGACACATTTTGAGAGTACACTTGTCCGCGTACCACTATTAATGCTGTGGACATTGGCCGTTTGCATCGTGCTGACGAAGCTAGTTTCACTGCTACCATGTAGTCAATGGATTGTCGGGAGAATAAGGAAGCGTGTTTCATAAAATGAAAAAGCAGTGATTTCTCCGTTGATAGAAATCACTGCTTTTTTGTGTGTAGATGAAAATCGCTGATAGAAATGCAGTAATCGCCGATAGAAGAACAGTTATCGCTGATAGAACGGTCGGAATCGCTGATAGAAGAACAATTACCGCTGATAGAACCATCACTCCGGCATCAACTTTAGATTTCGGTCGTTGTAGGCAAGCACGACATAGTCTGGTTTCATGCTTTGTAAATAGGAAATCACATCTTTTTCAAGATAACGTAAGTCTAAAATTGTTACTGTTTTAAAGTGACTCGCTACATGAAATTGGATGGTGTTAAAGTAAGAATCCTTGATGACTACGAGGTGTTTGTCGCTGTCATAGTTTTCGTTTACAATCGTGAGCTCGGCAAAGTCCCGGCTATAGGCATCCGCATAATTCACTAACGCCTCAGGGTTCATTTGCTTGGCGCGACCATACACAGCCTCGTATGGAGCAGTGATGCCTTCTTCCATTGTACCATCGTAAATTGTAAACTGTGTTGCAAACGATGCGGGCTCGTTGTAGCAAATCTGCTCATTGTTATCGACAGTCATATACAGGATTTTATTCCAAGAGCCAGCGAACTGATTTGGTAAGCAAAATGTATTGGCTTCATCGAATGGAATTGGCGTGATTGTTTCACCTAGTCGTGCACTTACTGTTTTCAACAATGCCTCGTAGCCTGAGTATGCACCGCGCATTGTCCAGTGATGATCTGTTTTAAAGAAGTTTCGTTCTGCAGATAAGTCTTCTTTCATTTCATCATAGAGACGTACATTGTCTACGCCGGCAGCTGTGACAAGCTCATGTAGTTTTGTGTTGTTGGCTATACCTGCATCGTCTGGCATATAGCTCGGGCTTGGCTCGCGTGAGTAAGTTGCTTTCGCAGGTAATGAATAAAAGGTAAAGGGTATATTTTTTTCTGCTAACCCTTTACTTAACTTCTGTAAATCAGTAGCGAAGGAGGCAAGCTCCTCTTCAGATTTTGCTGCGGCTGGCTTGGAAATAATCCAGCCGCTTTCATCATCGACTGCGTACTTATCGTTTAAATATGTTTTGCCCATAGCACGTTGGAAGAAGACGTAGTCGCGCATCCATGTATCACGTGCGGGGAATTGATCGGAAATATAGGATTCTACCTGTTTTGACCATTTCCCTGAAAAGATTTCTTGTAGACTCGGAGAAATATTTGCTGATTCTAACGGACGGTTCTCCATTTCAGATTGTGGACGATCCAGCGTTAACACATGCACGACGAAGCCACCGAAAATGATGCAAAAAAAGGTAATTGGTAAAAGGTATGTTTGAATTTTTCGCATGATGTCCCACCTAGAATCTAAAGTAAATGAATGGATTATGGGTTGCGTTCACTAAAAACATCGTGATAAATAGTAAAAGTGCGCCATAATAAATCGTTTGCGTAAGGCGTAATCCCCAGTCGAAAGAAGGGGAAGTAGACGCCTTTTGCTCACTCCAATGTTGATAAAGTCGATAAATTGGTATCGCAAAAATAATCGCAACAATAAAGTAAATGGCATAATCTTTTGCCAGTAAAATGGTTTCATAATTATAAAGCGGTACATCTGACAGCCCAAACATCGTTTTGATAAATGTGAAAGCATATGTAAAGTCATTCGCTCTAAAGAAAACCCAGCCAATCATGACAATTATGAGTATGTAAAT of the Lysinibacillus fusiformis genome contains:
- a CDS encoding acyltransferase family protein; protein product: MIKEWDYLRVVACLSIILLHTSSWIIMEVGVEPEQTFYLFLRIALCYATPTFIVLSILILANRYRERIPSNFWSSRIQYIFVPFLVWAFIDAYLVESIYRKGLLWEKYVNNVLYGEFVGWFVVVIMQLYVVFALMKRFKWSFTWFLPLCVLITLIHHTVILLPYPIFEENTMVLRLFFTGWLGYFALAYAIGMYYSQIAELAKKYRSATIVLVLLSALFLYIRLLLGFTEVHSRRLDLVPLVVSIVLFVIAWGQSVPHTTVVRIISQYAFMIYLIHWEVLRLSTGWFVTHFESTLVRVPLLMLWTLAVCIVLTKLVSLLPCSQWIVGRIRKRVS
- a CDS encoding DHHW family protein, with protein sequence MRKIQTYLLPITFFCIIFGGFVVHVLTLDRPQSEMENRPLESANISPSLQEIFSGKWSKQVESYISDQFPARDTWMRDYVFFQRAMGKTYLNDKYAVDDESGWIISKPAAAKSEEELASFATDLQKLSKGLAEKNIPFTFYSLPAKATYSREPSPSYMPDDAGIANNTKLHELVTAAGVDNVRLYDEMKEDLSAERNFFKTDHHWTMRGAYSGYEALLKTVSARLGETITPIPFDEANTFCLPNQFAGSWNKILYMTVDNNEQICYNEPASFATQFTIYDGTMEEGITAPYEAVYGRAKQMNPEALVNYADAYSRDFAELTIVNENYDSDKHLVVIKDSYFNTIQFHVASHFKTVTILDLRYLEKDVISYLQSMKPDYVVLAYNDRNLKLMPE